In Leptodesmis sichuanensis A121, the following are encoded in one genomic region:
- the pipX gene encoding transcriptional coactivator PipX, whose protein sequence is MSDENYLNHPNFGLLFRICLVDANRELFTTLYAQRLFFVVTTGENGLEFEPVSRADARIMVENRVRLLRRLGPPQDYDQLLTIYKQTFQ, encoded by the coding sequence ATGAGCGACGAAAATTATCTAAACCATCCGAACTTTGGCTTGCTCTTCAGGATCTGTCTGGTTGATGCAAACCGGGAGTTGTTTACGACTCTCTATGCTCAGCGATTGTTTTTTGTCGTGACGACCGGAGAGAATGGCTTAGAATTTGAGCCAGTTTCCCGTGCCGATGCTCGCATTATGGTGGAGAATCGGGTACGGTTACTGCGTCGTTTAGGGCCTCCCCAGGACTACGACCAGCTTTTGAC
- a CDS encoding TIGR04376 family protein, translated as MGLFDDFSRFLESRLEEFLRDHPDLELMALEEKLREQEEETLKLMTDLKLRERQLQDEILAIAQEIQVWHTRIEKAKAKGRLDLAGPAEEREAALLRQGNQKWGQMEMLKERIRQTQELQQKIQQRRQEVQTQVAQAQAARASAQAKQRQQQWDSIGWSQPSNYVRGSAADPLEQQFKRWEAEEELEQMKRNMGK; from the coding sequence ATGGGTTTATTTGACGATTTCAGTCGCTTTCTAGAATCTCGGTTGGAGGAGTTCCTGCGGGATCATCCGGATCTGGAACTGATGGCTCTGGAGGAAAAATTGCGGGAACAAGAGGAGGAAACTCTCAAGTTGATGACAGACCTGAAGCTGAGGGAACGGCAACTCCAGGATGAAATTCTGGCCATTGCTCAGGAGATTCAGGTCTGGCATACCCGAATTGAGAAGGCGAAAGCCAAAGGTCGGCTAGATCTGGCTGGTCCTGCAGAAGAACGGGAAGCGGCACTCTTACGACAGGGCAACCAGAAATGGGGCCAGATGGAAATGCTGAAGGAACGGATTCGGCAAACCCAGGAACTGCAGCAAAAAATTCAGCAGCGGCGACAGGAAGTGCAAACTCAAGTGGCGCAGGCGCAGGCGGCTCGCGCTTCGGCACAGGCGAAACAGCGTCAACAACAATGGGACAGCATTGGCTGGAGTCAACCTTCTAACTATGTGCGGGGGAGCGCTGCTGATCCCTTAGAGCAGCAGTTTAAGCGCTGGGAAGCGGAGGAAGAACTGGAACAAATGAAGCGAAATATGGGAAAGTAA